In [Leptolyngbya] sp. PCC 7376, a genomic segment contains:
- a CDS encoding response regulator, whose amino-acid sequence MTEPNVPPEIPIRDFNASKQTKLFHTLKKPRFTGCLTLTNPLAREWHFYLYLGRLVYASGGSHAVRCWRRNLTAHMPEIAADRDRFQKDLLSVSSKPAQLYWEYDLLRKWHDQGRVSREQVSQVVQAITTEIFFDVSQSTQVTYRFTQCNYGDNPLILLDVDQMILKAWKLLKQWNTLDISHLSPNCAPKIQNAELLKTRSSASTYNLLNTLITGRATFWDLSIRMKRDVIQVARSMMPYIKLGFIDLATIDDLPAPANLITVASKPKFTGEPISQDLTAGNQKITIAYIDINEDQLEYVGTLLKGLKYRYLPINDPFKAMSVLLAQKPDLILLELDLGRVSGLDMCAQLKKLSLFRQTPVLIVTDTSGIFDRVKSRLMGATDFMLKPFDQTEIAVTLQKYLRLL is encoded by the coding sequence ATGACTGAGCCTAACGTACCACCTGAAATTCCTATCCGTGATTTTAATGCGTCAAAACAGACTAAATTATTTCACACCCTAAAAAAACCAAGGTTTACAGGTTGTCTAACTCTGACCAATCCCCTTGCAAGGGAATGGCATTTTTATCTTTATCTTGGCCGCCTCGTCTATGCCTCTGGAGGGAGCCATGCGGTGCGCTGCTGGCGACGGAATCTCACCGCTCATATGCCTGAAATTGCGGCAGATCGCGACCGTTTTCAAAAAGATTTACTGAGTGTTAGTAGTAAGCCAGCCCAGTTGTATTGGGAATATGATCTATTACGCAAATGGCATGACCAAGGGCGCGTATCACGGGAACAAGTCAGTCAGGTTGTACAAGCAATTACCACTGAAATTTTCTTCGACGTCAGCCAGAGTACCCAGGTCACTTACCGTTTCACCCAATGTAACTATGGCGATAATCCTTTAATTTTGCTGGATGTTGACCAGATGATTTTAAAAGCCTGGAAACTCCTCAAACAGTGGAACACTCTCGATATTTCCCATCTATCCCCCAACTGTGCCCCAAAGATTCAAAATGCTGAGCTTTTAAAAACAAGGTCATCAGCTAGTACCTATAATCTCCTCAATACTCTGATCACCGGGCGGGCAACTTTTTGGGATCTCTCAATTCGGATGAAACGGGATGTCATTCAAGTGGCCCGCTCAATGATGCCTTATATCAAATTAGGGTTTATCGATTTAGCGACCATCGATGATCTCCCAGCTCCAGCAAATCTTATTACTGTCGCCAGCAAACCCAAATTTACAGGCGAACCGATCAGCCAAGATCTAACTGCAGGCAATCAAAAAATCACAATTGCCTACATCGACATCAACGAAGACCAGCTAGAGTATGTTGGCACTCTTTTAAAGGGACTCAAGTATCGTTACTTACCTATTAATGATCCGTTTAAAGCAATGTCTGTTTTGCTTGCTCAGAAGCCTGATCTAATTTTGTTAGAGCTAGATTTAGGACGAGTCAGTGGGTTGGACATGTGCGCTCAACTCAAAAAATTATCGCTTTTCCGCCAAACGCCAGTGCTTATTGTTACGGACACTTCGGGGATCTTTGATCGGGTAAAAAGTCGATTAATGGGTGCCACAGACTTTATGTTGAAACCTTTTGATCAAACAGAGATCGCGGTAACGCTCCAGAAGTACCTACGACTTTTGTAG
- a CDS encoding cobalamin-binding protein → MISTKSPRIVSLLPSATEVLDSLGLTPFIVGRSHECDYPAEIQSRPICTSARLNSSKSSGDIDRDVQELLKAAIGIYEVKLDVLKELQPTHIVTQDQCDVCAVTLNDVQKAIGAIAGTDIQLISLQPNTLSDVYADIERVAKHFDLDPQTTINGLQARVNLCRERTASLTSSKRPRVAAIEWIDPLMGGGNWLPELIEIAGGENILGHQGQHSPYVTWETLLETDPDIAVIMPCGFDLQRTYEEMLNDVKAHPQWQQLRAVQDNKLFICDGNAYFNRPGPRLVDSLEILAEIMHPNLFKQQYPDTDWRVLSPVELSRS, encoded by the coding sequence ATGATTTCTACCAAATCGCCACGGATTGTTTCGTTATTACCCAGTGCCACTGAAGTGCTTGACTCGTTAGGGCTAACGCCATTTATTGTTGGTCGTAGCCATGAATGTGATTATCCAGCCGAGATCCAGAGCCGTCCTATTTGCACCTCAGCCCGGTTAAACTCATCAAAATCTAGTGGCGATATTGATCGAGATGTCCAAGAACTCCTTAAAGCAGCTATTGGGATCTACGAAGTAAAGCTAGACGTCCTCAAAGAATTACAGCCGACCCATATTGTGACGCAGGATCAATGTGATGTTTGCGCGGTCACTCTAAATGATGTGCAAAAAGCGATTGGGGCGATCGCCGGCACAGATATCCAACTCATTTCCCTCCAGCCCAATACATTGTCAGATGTTTACGCCGACATTGAGCGCGTGGCAAAACACTTTGATCTCGATCCCCAAACTACTATTAACGGCTTACAAGCACGAGTTAATCTCTGTCGTGAACGCACAGCTTCTCTAACATCATCAAAAAGACCTAGAGTTGCAGCGATTGAATGGATTGATCCGCTGATGGGTGGCGGCAACTGGCTGCCAGAACTCATCGAAATTGCAGGCGGCGAAAATATTCTCGGGCACCAAGGTCAACATTCCCCTTACGTCACCTGGGAAACACTATTAGAAACGGATCCAGACATTGCTGTCATTATGCCCTGTGGTTTTGATTTACAACGTACTTATGAGGAAATGCTTAACGATGTAAAGGCTCATCCTCAATGGCAACAACTCCGGGCAGTGCAAGACAACAAACTCTTTATTTGCGACGGTAATGCCTACTTCAATCGTCCCGGCCCAAGATTAGTTGATTCGTTAGAAATTTTGGCGGAAATTATGCATCCCAACCTATTTAAGCAGCAATATCCTGACACCGATTGGCGAGTTTTATCACCAGTAGAATTGAGTAGGTCCTAA
- the gatB gene encoding Asp-tRNA(Asn)/Glu-tRNA(Gln) amidotransferase subunit GatB translates to MAVASSKTEYEAVIGLETHCQLNTASKIFCNCSTEFDSDPNSNVCPVCLGYPGVLPVLNEKVLESAVKMGLALKAKISPYSKFDRKQYFYPDLPKNYQISQFDLPIVEHGELEIELVDKPSDTPVKKTIGVTRLHMEEDAGKLVHAGSDRLAGSTYSKVDFNRTGIPLLEIVSEPDLRTGKEASEYAQELRRLVRYLGVGNGNMQEGSLRCDVNISVRPVGREKFGTKVEIKNMNSFSAIEKAINYEISRQIKAVEAGEPIYQETRLWDEASQKTFSMRMKEGASDYRYFPEPDLPPMEVSKEQLEAIAAALPETPAQKRARYLSEYGLSSYDTRVLTDDRDVAEYFETAVASGADPKQVTNWVTQDIAAHLNKNVDLTINDLPLTAASLAELVNLINDGTISGKIAKEILPELLEKGGSPKKIVESKGLTQISDTGELEAMIDELLTANPDKVEAFRAGKKKLQGFFVGQMMKKTSGRADPKLVNQLLAKKLNG, encoded by the coding sequence ATGGCAGTTGCATCCAGCAAAACCGAGTATGAAGCCGTGATTGGGTTAGAAACCCACTGTCAGTTAAATACTGCCAGCAAGATTTTTTGTAATTGTTCCACCGAATTTGACAGCGACCCCAACAGCAATGTTTGTCCCGTCTGCCTAGGCTACCCGGGGGTTTTGCCTGTCCTTAACGAGAAAGTTTTAGAATCCGCTGTAAAAATGGGCTTGGCACTAAAAGCAAAAATTAGCCCTTATAGCAAGTTTGATCGGAAGCAATATTTTTATCCCGACCTCCCCAAGAATTATCAGATTTCCCAGTTCGACCTTCCCATAGTTGAACATGGCGAACTCGAAATTGAACTCGTCGATAAGCCAAGCGACACACCTGTCAAAAAGACCATCGGTGTTACCCGCCTCCATATGGAAGAAGATGCAGGTAAACTCGTCCATGCTGGGAGCGATCGCCTCGCGGGTTCGACCTACTCAAAAGTAGACTTTAACCGTACCGGTATTCCACTCCTCGAAATCGTCTCCGAGCCAGATCTCCGTACCGGCAAAGAAGCTTCCGAATATGCTCAGGAATTACGCCGTTTAGTGCGTTACCTTGGCGTCGGCAATGGCAATATGCAAGAAGGATCATTGCGCTGTGACGTCAACATTTCAGTGCGTCCCGTTGGCAGAGAAAAGTTCGGCACGAAAGTGGAGATCAAAAATATGAACTCCTTCAGTGCGATTGAAAAAGCCATCAACTACGAAATTTCGCGACAAATTAAAGCAGTCGAAGCAGGTGAACCCATTTACCAAGAAACACGTTTATGGGATGAAGCCAGCCAAAAGACCTTTAGTATGCGGATGAAGGAAGGAGCCAGCGATTATCGCTATTTCCCCGAACCCGATTTGCCGCCGATGGAAGTTTCTAAAGAACAACTAGAGGCGATCGCCGCAGCCCTTCCCGAGACCCCAGCCCAGAAACGTGCCCGCTATCTGAGCGAATATGGATTGTCTTCTTATGACACCCGTGTTCTCACCGATGACCGCGATGTCGCCGAATACTTTGAAACAGCTGTTGCTTCAGGTGCAGATCCCAAGCAAGTAACCAACTGGGTGACCCAAGACATTGCAGCTCACCTCAATAAAAACGTTGATTTAACCATTAACGACTTACCTTTAACTGCGGCCAGTCTCGCGGAATTGGTGAATTTGATTAATGATGGCACCATCAGCGGCAAAATTGCCAAGGAAATCCTTCCTGAGCTTCTCGAAAAAGGTGGTTCTCCCAAGAAAATTGTCGAAAGCAAAGGCTTAACTCAGATTTCTGACACAGGTGAACTTGAAGCAATGATCGACGAATTACTCACCGCGAATCCCGATAAGGTGGAAGCATTCCGGGCGGGCAAGAAAAAATTACAAGGCTTTTTTGTTGGTCAAATGATGAAAAAAACCAGTGGCCGTGCGGATCCCAAGCTCGTCAACCAACTTCTCGCGAAGAAATTAAACGGTTAA